The nucleotide sequence CGAGCGCTTCTCGGCCGGCGAGGCGCGCCTGACCCACGAGCAGAACCTGCTGCTGCCCTGGGTGCACCAGGACGACCTGCCGCAGCTGTGGGCGGCCGCCCGCAAGGCCGGCCTGGCCAAGCCCAACATCGGCCTGCTGACCGACATGATCGCCTGCCCGGGCGGGGACTTCTGCTCGCTGGCCAACGCGCGCTCGCTGCCGATCGCCGAGGCCATCACCCAGCGCTACCAGGACCTGGACGAGGAGTTCGACCTGGGCGACATCCGCCTGAACATCTCGGGCTGCATCAACTCCTGCGGCCACCACCACGCCGGCCACATCGGCATCCTGGGCGTCGACAAGGACGGCAAGGAGTGGTACCAGGTCACCCTGGGCGGCAGCGACGGCACCGACCTCTCCGGCCCTGCGACGCCGGGCAAGGTGGTGGGCCCGTCCTTCTCCGCCGCCGAGGTGCCGGTGGTGATCGAAGCCGTGCTCGACACCTACCGCCGCGAGCGCCAGGCCGGCGGCGACGGCAGGTCCGAAACCTTCACCGCCACGCTCAAGCGCGTGGGCATCGAGCCGTTCAAGGCCGCCGCCAACGGCGCCCGCTTCGTGGAACGGGAGACCGCATGATCAAGATCATCGCCGCCGGCGCCGCCGCGCCGCAAGACGACAAGCTGAACGTCCTGGTGCTGGCCAACGACGCCGACCCGCTGGCCGCGCCGCTGGACGGCGTGGACTGCGTCGAGCTGAACTTCCCTAAGTTCACCGACGGCCGCGCCTTCACCCAGGCCCGCCTGCTGCGCCAGCGGCGCGGCTTCACCGGCGACATCCGCGCCACCGGCGACGTGCTGATCGACCAGCTGGTGCAGATGTGGCGCACCGGCTTCTCCAGCGCAGTGCTCAAGGAAGGCAAGGACCCGGCCGACGCCGAACGCCAGTTCGCCCGCTACGCCGCCTTCTACCAAGGCGACGCCGTGGTGCCGCAGCCGCGGTTCGCGCGGGGCTGACCGCATGGGCGCCATCGACCTGCACGCGCGGGCGTCCAAGGATTTCGACGCCAGGCTGGCCGAGACCCAGGCGCTGCTGGTCCAGGCGGCGGCCGGATACCGACCGCTGACCCAGGCCTCCAGCCTGGGCGCGGAGGACGTGGTGATCACCCACCTGATCCACCGGCTGGCACTGGACATCCCGGTGTTCGTATTGGACACCGGTCTGCTGCATGCCGAGACGCTGGCGCTGCTGGAACGCACGAAGGCGATTTCCCGCGCGCCGGTCACCGTCTACCAGCCGGTGCAGGAGTCCGTGGTGCAGTTCGTCGGCCGCGAAGGCCAGGAAGCCATGTACCGCAGCATCGAGCTGCGCAAGGCCTGCTGCCAGATCCGCAAGGTCGAGCCGCTGGAGCGCGCCCTGGCCGGCCAGAAGGCCTGGATCACCGGCCTGCGCCGCGAGCAGTCGGCCGCGCGCGCCGAGGTGCCGCTGGTCGACGCCGGCGAGGCCCGCGTCAAGTTCAACCCCCTGGCCAACTGGACCTGGGGCGACGTCTGGCACTACATCGCCGCCCACGGCGTGGACTACCACCCGCTGCACGACCGGTTCTACCCCAGCATAGGCTGCGCGCCCTGCACCCGGGCCATCAGCCTGGGCGAAGACTTCCGCGCCGGCCGCTGGTGGTGGGAAGCGGACCAGGAAGGGGGAGCCGCCAAGGAATGCGGCCTGCACGTGAAGAAGAAGGACGAGGTCACCACGGCATGAACGCAAGAGCCGAACCGCAGCTGCTGGGCCAGCTGAGCAACCGCCACCTGGACGCGCTGGAGGAGGAGGCCATCTTCGTGCTGCGCGAAGTGGCGGCCGCCTTCGAGCGGCCCACCCTGCTGTTCTCCGGCGGCAAGGACTCGCTGGTGCTGCTGCGGTGCGCGGAAAAGGCCTTCGGCGCCGGCCGTATCCCCTACCCGCTGCTGATGATCGACACCGGCCACAACTTCCCCGAGGTCACGCAGTTCCGCGACCAGCGCGCCAGGGAGCTGGGCGCCGAGCTGATCGTGCGCAGCGTGGAAGACTCGATGAAGCGCGGCACGGTGCGCCTGGCGCACCCGGGCGAGTCGCGCAACGTGCACCAGTCGGTGACGCTGCTGGAGGCGATCGAGGAGTTCCGCTTCGACGCACTGATCGGCGGCGCCCGGCGCGACGAGGAGAAGGCGCGCGCCAAGGAGCGCATCTTCTCGCACCGCGACGGCTTCGGCCAGTGGCAGCCCAAGGCTCAGCGGCCCGAGCTGTGGACGCTGTTCAACACGCGCCTGGCGCCCGGCGAGCATTTCCGCGTGTTCCCCATCTCCAACTGGACCGAGCTGGACGTGTGGCAGTACATCGAGCGCGAAGCGATCGAGCTGCCCTCGATCTACTACGCGCACCAGCGCCCGGTGGTCGAGCGCCGCGGCCTGCTGGTGCCGGTGACCGAGCTCACCCCGCCGCGCGAGGGCGAAGAGGTGATCACGCGCACGGTGCGCTTTCGCACCGTGGGCGACATCACCTGCACCTGCCCCGTGGAAAGCCCCGCGGCCAACGCCGCCCAGGTGGTGCTCGAAACCCTGTCGGTCGAGGTGAGCGAACGCGGCGCCACGCGCATGGACGACAAGACCTCCGAGGCCTCGATGGAAAAGCGCAAGAAAGACGGCTACTTCTGACCCCATGGACGCACTGAAATTCATCACCTGCGGCAGCGTGGACGACGGCAAGAGCACGCTGATCGGCCGCCTGCTGGTGGACAGCAAGGCCGTGCTGGCCGACCAGCTGGCCGGCGTGCAGCGCTCGGGCGAGACGGACCTGGCCCTCCTGACCGACGGCCTGTCGGCCGAGCGCGAGCAGGGCATCACCATCGACGTGGCCTGGCGCTACTTCGCCACGCCCGCGCGCAAGTTCATCATCGGCGACTCGCCCGGCCACGAGCAGTACACCCGCAACATGGTCACGGCCGCCTCCGGCGCCGACGCGGCCGTGGTGCTGGTCGATGCCACCAAGCTGAAATGGCAGGACGCCGGCCCGGAGCTGCTGCCCCAGACGCGGCGCCACACCCTGCTGGTCAACCTGCTGCGCGTGCCCTCCATCGTGTTCGCGGTCAACAAGCTCGACGCCGTGGCCGACCCGCGGCTGGCCTTCGGCCACATCCGCGCCGCGCTGGAGCGCTTTGCCACCGCCGCCGGCGTGGCGGTGCGGGCCACCGTGCCGATCGCGGCGCTCAAGGGCCAGAACGTGGTCGAGGCCGCGCCGGGCTGGTGCGGCTACGAAGGCCCCTCCCTGCTGCAGCTGCTGGAGCAGCTGGACGTGACGGCTGCCGAGGCCGGCGCGGCCTTCGCCTTCCCGGTGCAGTGGGTGGAGAAGTTCTCCTCCTCGTCCGACACCTCGCAGGGCCGGCGCGTATTCTGGGGCCGTGTGGCCGCCGGCACCGTGCAGCCGGGCCAGGCCGTGACCGTGCTGCCGAGCGGACAGCTGGCCACCGTGGCGCAGGTGCTGGACCACGTCCGGCAGCCGCGGCCCGGCGTTGCCGGCCACAGCGCCGGCATCGTGCTGGACCGTGAGGTCGACGTGTCGCGCGGCGACTGGCTGCTGGCCCCCGGCGCCTTCGAGCCGCGGCGCGAGCTGTCGGCCACGGTGGCCTGGCTGGACGAGGAACCGCTGGTCGCCGGCCGGGTGTACTGGGCCCTGCATGGCCACCGCTGGGTCAAGGCCAAGGTCAGGCGCATCGTCCACCGGCTGGACGTCAACACCCTGGCCGAGGCCGAGGCGGACCAGCTCGAGCCCAACGCCATCGGCCATGTCGAGCTGGCACTGCAGGAGCCGGTGGCTGCCCTGCCCTACGCGCGCTCGCGCACGCTGGGCGCGCTGGTGCTGGTGGACACGGCCAGCCACAAGACCTCGGGGGCGGTGCTGGTGCGCTGAACCCGGTCGCGCCCCGGGGGCACGGCCGATAGAATCGAGGGTTTCCCCCTGCTACAAGATCACAACATGACCCACGTCGTCACCGAACAGTGCATCCGTTGCAAGTACACCGATTGTGTGGACGTCTGCCCCGTGGACTGCTTCCGCGAAGGGCCCAACATGCTGGTGATCGACCCCGACGAGTGCATCGACTGCGCCGTGTGCATCCCCGAGTGCCCGGTGAACGCCATCTACGCCGAGGAGGACGTGCCCTCCGACCAGATCGCCTTCATCAAGCTCAATGCCGAGCTGGCCCAGGCACAGGGCTGGAAGAGCATCACCAAGCGCAAGCCGGCGCTGCCGGACGCCGAGGAATGGAAGGACAAGCCGGGCAAGATCGCCGAGCTGGCCCGCTGATGGCCCCTGCTCCCATCGAGACCGATGCCGTCATCGTGGGCGCGGGCCCGGTCGGCCTGTTCCAGGTCTTCGAGCTGGGCCTGCTGGAAATCAAGGCCCATGTGATCGACTCGCTGGCCTACCCCGGCGGCCAGCCCGTCGAGCTCTATCCCGACAAGCCGATCTACGACATCCCGGCCATTCCGGTGTGCACCGGCCGGCAGCTCACCGACGCGCTGCTCAAGCAGATCAAGCCCTTCGGCGCCACCTTCCACCTGGGCCAGACCGTGACCACGGTGCGCCGGCAGGACGACGGCCGTTTCTTCGTCGAGACCGGCAAGGGCACACAGTTCCTGGCCAAGACGATCTTCATCGCTGCCGGCGTGGGCGCCTTCGAGCCGCGCACGCTCAAGGTGGACGGCCTGGACAGGTTCGACGGCACGCAGCTGTTCTACCGGGTCGGGAACCCGGCCGACTTCGCCGGCAGGCACCTGGTGATCGTGGGCGGCGGCGACTCGGCGCTGGACTGGGCGCTGAACTTCGCCGCGGAAGGCTCGAACCGGGCCGCGAGCGTGACCCTCATCCACCGCCGCGACGTCCTCCAGGCGGCGCCGGCCTCGGTGGCCAGGATGCGGGAGCTGTGCGACGCCCGCGAGATGCGGTTCATCGTGGGCCAGGTCACCGGCTACGAGGAGAAGGACGGCCGCCTGACCGGCGCCAAGGTCACCGGCCCGGACGGCGTGACGCGCGTGGTGCCGCTGGACATGCTGCTGGTGTTCTTCGGCCTGTCGCCCAAGCTGGGCCTCATCGCCGACTGGAGCCTGGAGATCGAGCGCAAGCAGCTGGTGGTGGACACGGAAAAGTTCTCCACCAGCATCCCCGGCATCTTCGCCGTGGGGGACATCAACACCTATCCCGGCAAGAAGAAACTGATCCTGTCGGGCTTCCACGAGTGCGCCCTGGCCGCCTTCGGCGCCGCGCCCATCATCTTCCCCGAGAAGGGCAAGATCCCGCTGCAGTACACCACCACCTCGACCAGGCTGCACAAGGTGCTGGGGGTGGAGTCGCCGGTGTTCGATTAGAGAACGAACGGCCGGCCGGTGACCGGCGTGGTGGCCACCGCCATCTCCTGCTTGGCCATGATGCCGGCCTCCCAGGCCAGGCGGCCGCTTTCGATGCCCAGCTTGAACGCGCGTGCCATGGTCACCGGGTCGTGCGCCAGCGCCACGGCGGAATTGACCAGCACCGCGTCGAAGCCCAGCTCCATGGCCTGCACCGCGTCGCGCGGCGAGCCGATGCCCGCGTCCACCACCAGCGGCACGTCGGGCAGGCGCGCGCGCAGGGTGCGCAGCGCCGTGGGATTGAGCAGCCCCTGGCCCGAGCCGATGGGCGCGCCCCAGGGCATGAGGATGCGGCAGCCGGCATCCAGCAGCCGCTGGCAGGTGACCAGGTCGTCGGTGCAGTAGGGGAACACCTCGAAGCCGTCCCGGGTCAGCTCCCGGGCCGCCTCCACCAGTTCCCAGGGGTCGGGCTGCAGCGTGTACTCGTCGCCCACCACCTCCAGCTTGATCCAGTGGGTGCCGAACACCTCGCGCGCCATCTGCGCCAGAGTGACCGCCTCGCGCGCCGTGGTGCAGCCGGCGGTGTTGGGCAGCAGGCGTGCACCGGTCTCGCGGATGAAGCCGTAGAAGGCGTCGCCGCCCGTGCTGCCGGCCGAGAGCTGGCGCCGCAGGCCGACGGTGATGACCTGGGTGCCGGAGGCCTGCACCGCCTCGCGCAGCACCTGCGGAGAGGGATAGCTGGCGGTGCCCAGGAAGAAGCGGCTTTGCAGCTCGACGCCGCCGATGTGGAAGCCCATGGTGTTCATCCTCCGGTGATGGGTTCGAAGGTCATGACGGCGTCGCCGTCGCGCAGCACGACCTCGGGCCGGCGCGCGCGCGGCACGAAGTCGCCGTTGACGGCAGTGGCCAGCGCGGCCGGCGCCTCGGGCAGCGAGGCGATCAGGCTCGCCAGCGTCGCGCCGTCCTCCAGCGGGACGCGTTCGTGGTTCAGGGTGATGGCGATCAAGCGAAGGACTCCATGGCGGTCTCCACCAGGCCCGGCGCGATCAGCCAGCCGTGGCGGAACAGGCCGTTGATGCGCACCAGGCCGGGCGCCAGCTCCAGGCCGGGCTGGTTGTCGGGCAAGGCAGGACGAAGGTTACTCTCGGTGTGCACGATGCGGGCCTCGGCCAGCGCGGGCACGATGCTGTGGGCGGCGGCCAGCAGCTCGACGGTGGAGCGCAGCGACACCGGTGAGCGGTCCTCGCTCTCGATCTCGCTGGCGCCCACCACCACCAGGTCGGGCGCGCGCGGCACCAGGTAGACGCGGTGCCGCGCGTGCAGCAGCCGCACCGGCCGGCCCAGCCCCACGCCCGGGGCCTGCAGCCAGAAGATCTCGCCGCGCACGCCGCGCACCGGCAGCTGCGGCCGCGCGCCCAGGCCGCGCACGTCGATGGCGCAGTCGAAGGAGCGCCACTGCCCGGCGATGCGCAGCCGGCCCGGCTCCACCGCCTCGACCGGGGTGTCCCAGTGCCAATGAGCGTCCGCAGCGCCTGCCGCCAGCGCCTCCATGGCCTGCACGGC is from Ramlibacter tataouinensis TTB310 and encodes:
- a CDS encoding DUF934 domain-containing protein, giving the protein MKIIAAGAAAPQDDKLNVLVLANDADPLAAPLDGVDCVELNFPKFTDGRAFTQARLLRQRRGFTGDIRATGDVLIDQLVQMWRTGFSSAVLKEGKDPADAERQFARYAAFYQGDAVVPQPRFARG
- a CDS encoding phosphoadenylyl-sulfate reductase, giving the protein MGAIDLHARASKDFDARLAETQALLVQAAAGYRPLTQASSLGAEDVVITHLIHRLALDIPVFVLDTGLLHAETLALLERTKAISRAPVTVYQPVQESVVQFVGREGQEAMYRSIELRKACCQIRKVEPLERALAGQKAWITGLRREQSAARAEVPLVDAGEARVKFNPLANWTWGDVWHYIAAHGVDYHPLHDRFYPSIGCAPCTRAISLGEDFRAGRWWWEADQEGGAAKECGLHVKKKDEVTTA
- the cysD gene encoding sulfate adenylyltransferase subunit CysD, producing the protein MNARAEPQLLGQLSNRHLDALEEEAIFVLREVAAAFERPTLLFSGGKDSLVLLRCAEKAFGAGRIPYPLLMIDTGHNFPEVTQFRDQRARELGAELIVRSVEDSMKRGTVRLAHPGESRNVHQSVTLLEAIEEFRFDALIGGARRDEEKARAKERIFSHRDGFGQWQPKAQRPELWTLFNTRLAPGEHFRVFPISNWTELDVWQYIEREAIELPSIYYAHQRPVVERRGLLVPVTELTPPREGEEVITRTVRFRTVGDITCTCPVESPAANAAQVVLETLSVEVSERGATRMDDKTSEASMEKRKKDGYF
- a CDS encoding sulfate adenylyltransferase subunit 1, which codes for MDALKFITCGSVDDGKSTLIGRLLVDSKAVLADQLAGVQRSGETDLALLTDGLSAEREQGITIDVAWRYFATPARKFIIGDSPGHEQYTRNMVTAASGADAAVVLVDATKLKWQDAGPELLPQTRRHTLLVNLLRVPSIVFAVNKLDAVADPRLAFGHIRAALERFATAAGVAVRATVPIAALKGQNVVEAAPGWCGYEGPSLLQLLEQLDVTAAEAGAAFAFPVQWVEKFSSSSDTSQGRRVFWGRVAAGTVQPGQAVTVLPSGQLATVAQVLDHVRQPRPGVAGHSAGIVLDREVDVSRGDWLLAPGAFEPRRELSATVAWLDEEPLVAGRVYWALHGHRWVKAKVRRIVHRLDVNTLAEAEADQLEPNAIGHVELALQEPVAALPYARSRTLGALVLVDTASHKTSGAVLVR
- the fdxA gene encoding ferredoxin FdxA translates to MTHVVTEQCIRCKYTDCVDVCPVDCFREGPNMLVIDPDECIDCAVCIPECPVNAIYAEEDVPSDQIAFIKLNAELAQAQGWKSITKRKPALPDAEEWKDKPGKIAELAR
- a CDS encoding NAD(P)/FAD-dependent oxidoreductase; this translates as MEGQAGQDRRAGPLMAPAPIETDAVIVGAGPVGLFQVFELGLLEIKAHVIDSLAYPGGQPVELYPDKPIYDIPAIPVCTGRQLTDALLKQIKPFGATFHLGQTVTTVRRQDDGRFFVETGKGTQFLAKTIFIAAGVGAFEPRTLKVDGLDRFDGTQLFYRVGNPADFAGRHLVIVGGGDSALDWALNFAAEGSNRAASVTLIHRRDVLQAAPASVARMRELCDAREMRFIVGQVTGYEEKDGRLTGAKVTGPDGVTRVVPLDMLLVFFGLSPKLGLIADWSLEIERKQLVVDTEKFSTSIPGIFAVGDINTYPGKKKLILSGFHECALAAFGAAPIIFPEKGKIPLQYTTTSTRLHKVLGVESPVFD
- a CDS encoding thiazole synthase — encoded protein: MGFHIGGVELQSRFFLGTASYPSPQVLREAVQASGTQVITVGLRRQLSAGSTGGDAFYGFIRETGARLLPNTAGCTTAREAVTLAQMAREVFGTHWIKLEVVGDEYTLQPDPWELVEAARELTRDGFEVFPYCTDDLVTCQRLLDAGCRILMPWGAPIGSGQGLLNPTALRTLRARLPDVPLVVDAGIGSPRDAVQAMELGFDAVLVNSAVALAHDPVTMARAFKLGIESGRLAWEAGIMAKQEMAVATTPVTGRPFVL
- the thiS gene encoding sulfur carrier protein ThiS; the encoded protein is MIAITLNHERVPLEDGATLASLIASLPEAPAALATAVNGDFVPRARRPEVVLRDGDAVMTFEPITGG
- a CDS encoding FAD-dependent oxidoreductase, which produces MTKSARLRIGIAGAGLLGRLLAVRLLREGHEVHVHDPARSAQARGAAGWTAAGMLSPLAELETADERVLRWGLRSLQLWPQIIGELPLPVEFRQQGSLLVAHREDTGAARRLLDLLARKAPAGQAPQPLSAAQLAGLEPALRPGVQAWLLPQEGQIHAVQAMEALAAGAADAHWHWDTPVEAVEPGRLRIAGQWRSFDCAIDVRGLGARPQLPVRGVRGEIFWLQAPGVGLGRPVRLLHARHRVYLVPRAPDLVVVGASEIESEDRSPVSLRSTVELLAAAHSIVPALAEARIVHTESNLRPALPDNQPGLELAPGLVRINGLFRHGWLIAPGLVETAMESFA